TACCAGTTTCAATCTCAGTACATGCACTACACTGACCACAAGGCGTTGAAGTAACGCCTTGTTCGCAGTTAAGGCTTTTAGCAAAGATCCTAGCAATGGTTGTTTTGCCCACGCCACGTGTTCCAGTGAATAAATAGGCATGGTGTAAACGCTTTTCATTGAGTGCGTTGACCAGAGCTTGTTTAACATGCTCTTGCCCCATTAATTCATGGAAGTTTTGTGGACGCCATTTTCGCGCCAGAACCTGATAGCTCATGCTTATTCGCCTTCGAACTCTACAAGTGAAAGGATTTTGATCCCAAGATCGTTGATTTTCTTTTCACCACCAAGCTCAGGCAATGAAATAACAAACGCCGCATCAGTGGCTTCACCGCCTAAGCGTTTAACCAGTTTTGCTGTTGCTTCAATAGTACCACCTGTTGCAAGTAAATCATCAACAAGTAGCACTTTATCACCGGCTTCAATCGCATCTGAGTGTAATTCAAGCGTATCTTCACCATATTCAAGCTGGTAAGACTGGCTGATCACCTCACGCGGTAATTTACCCGGCTTTCTTACTGGAATAAAAGGAATACCTAACTCATACGCCAATGGTGCACCGAAGATAAAACCACGCGACTCAGTGCCGATGATTTTAGTGAAACCGCCATCTTTATAAGCCGCAACGAACGCTTCAATTGTTGCTTTAAACGCAGCAGGATTTGCTAGGAGTGAAGTCACGTCACGGAACATGATCCCAGGTTTTGGGTAATTAGGAACCGTCGCGATACTATTTTTGATCAATGACATATTCTCTGTCGTCATAATTGCTTTGCTTTAAGTTTATTACAAAAGAGTGAGATTATAACAATTTTCTATCCGGTTGAAACCGACTGAGTGACTTTGTGTGTCAGGATGGAGGAAAAGCGAACAATGTATTGAGTATTTTATACCGATATACAATTGAAAAAGGCTGCGAAAAGCAGCCTCTAGGTAAATACGTTCAGCTTGACTTATGCAAGCGCTGTTGCCCAGCCTAGAATCGCGTTTAAACAGCCAATTCCAGCGAATACAGCAACAAATGCAAGGAAATACTTTGCATTGAACGGATCTTTAAAGTCACCTTTAGACATAGATACTACCTTTAATTTTACAACTCGCGCCAACTGCATAGCAGCAGAAAGCATTGACTAGCGCCCTAGTCCGAGTTTAAGCACGACAAAAACAGGCCGTATAATAGTCGATGTTGCCAATGGCTTAAAGGGTTTTTGTTTTGATAATGCCAAGATCCGCGAATTCAGCTAGTGTGTGCTGTGCACCTTGCTGCAGCTGCTCAACAGTAAATTGGGGCACTTGCTGCGCGATAATATCCACAATGTCAGTGAGTTGCATACCATCTTTGGCTTCAATCACCGACAACATTAGGGCCGTCATCGGATTTAGTGCGACAAATTGAACATCGTCCTCTTCGTCTCTATACAGTGCAAAGCTAAACGTTTGCCCTGCTGTTTTAGTTGGCCTAAAGGTTTCACTGATCTGATGAACCGGATATTGATAATGTGCAACTCTAGCTGTACTTGCCAAGCTAATTTCAACATCTGCAAGCGCTTGTACTTTAATCGAAAGTTCATTTTTTGCTTCAATGGTCGTTGCCACATCTAGCTCTAGCCATTCATAGTGAGCAAGCTCTAACAAGAACTCAGGATCGGCTTCTGAGGGCTCGTATTCTGTTTGTAAAAACTGCAAGAACTCTTTGCTAATCTCTAAAAAGTATGGCGAATGACAATCGTGCTTAACGAAAAATAGCCTAATTAGCGTCAACCAATCTGCATTGGTATACAAGCTTTTAAGTACAGGAAACGCACTGCTCACGAAACCTTCAACATTATTAAAAAACAGCTCTTGATAGATTTTTAAGCGCCGAGCTTCTATGCCGTCAGGCGCTGGTTGATTGTCTGGATCTCTGATATGCGCCATAAACTGCTGCTGAGTTTCTACAAAAGACATAGCTATACCTTCTCCAAGCGCTTGGCGTATTTAGCCTGTACTGCAGAAATTTGTCCCGCTTCTGCCAATAATTCTGCCATGGGAGGAATATTAAAATCACGCTCTAGCAATGTCGGGAACACACCATGCAGCTCATAAGCTTTCTCTAACAAGCCCCATACTGGTGAAGATACCTCAGCGCCATGTGTATCAACGAGTAAGTCTTCGGCTTCCACATAATGACCTGCGATATGGCCGTATGCAATACGCTCGCTTGGCATAGCCGCTAAGAATTGTTCAGCATCGTAGCCATGGTTAATAGCGTTGACATAGATGTTGTTAACATCGAGTAGCAAATCACAATCGGCCTCGGCTAATACCCCAAGGGTAAATTCCAACTCCGACATTTCTTGTCCAGGAGCGGCATAGTAAGACACATTTTCTACAGCAATTCGGCGTTCTAGATGCTCTTGGACTGCTCGGATCCGCTTAGCAGTATGATGGATTGCTTCTTCAGTAAAAGGGATTGGCATCAGATCGTACATGTGACCATCTCCTGAACAGTAACTCAGATGTTCACTATACGTAGCGATATTATGTTGCTTAAAAAATGTTTTTAGTTGTGATAAAAATTCACGATCAAGCGGTGCGGGAGAACCCAGCGACAATGACAAGCCATGACAAATAAAAGTATGCTGTTGCGTCAATGCTTGAAATTGCTTTGCAAGCTTGCCGCCAAATTTTAACCAGTTTTCTGGCGCAACCTCATAAAAGTCTACTTGCTTTGGCGGCGCATTGAGCACGTCATCGACCATTTCACGGCGTAAACCAAGTCCTAGCTTGC
The sequence above is a segment of the Pseudoalteromonas piscicida genome. Coding sequences within it:
- the apt gene encoding adenine phosphoribosyltransferase; this translates as MTTENMSLIKNSIATVPNYPKPGIMFRDVTSLLANPAAFKATIEAFVAAYKDGGFTKIIGTESRGFIFGAPLAYELGIPFIPVRKPGKLPREVISQSYQLEYGEDTLELHSDAIEAGDKVLLVDDLLATGGTIEATAKLVKRLGGEATDAAFVISLPELGGEKKINDLGIKILSLVEFEGE
- a CDS encoding DNA-binding domain-containing protein, whose protein sequence is MSFVETQQQFMAHIRDPDNQPAPDGIEARRLKIYQELFFNNVEGFVSSAFPVLKSLYTNADWLTLIRLFFVKHDCHSPYFLEISKEFLQFLQTEYEPSEADPEFLLELAHYEWLELDVATTIEAKNELSIKVQALADVEISLASTARVAHYQYPVHQISETFRPTKTAGQTFSFALYRDEEDDVQFVALNPMTALMLSVIEAKDGMQLTDIVDIIAQQVPQFTVEQLQQGAQHTLAEFADLGIIKTKTL
- a CDS encoding DUF692 domain-containing protein; this translates as MAMQLGKLGLGLRREMVDDVLNAPPKQVDFYEVAPENWLKFGGKLAKQFQALTQQHTFICHGLSLSLGSPAPLDREFLSQLKTFFKQHNIATYSEHLSYCSGDGHMYDLMPIPFTEEAIHHTAKRIRAVQEHLERRIAVENVSYYAAPGQEMSELEFTLGVLAEADCDLLLDVNNIYVNAINHGYDAEQFLAAMPSERIAYGHIAGHYVEAEDLLVDTHGAEVSSPVWGLLEKAYELHGVFPTLLERDFNIPPMAELLAEAGQISAVQAKYAKRLEKV